A single region of the Acidithiobacillus acidisediminis genome encodes:
- a CDS encoding ATP-binding protein, whose product MRRQSFSLQRRLLLTLVVWVLGIGGIATVVIYYLSYQDARNFQDADLVQVAAWVDPQALPDHPLSAPWFLREKKRLPREEDYGSMVVEVMTPGKIAQPLAIPEDWQPGFHQFHDAGQDWRVFVRRLADGRRLAVAQPYSLVREAAGDGLQRTLWPFLALLPILLLAIAWQLHRGFLPLRRLAKEIHALQPQQEMRLPERAVPQEIQPFWVAIQELLQRVEILLQRERRFVADAAHELRTPLAALSLQVENARAAQDLGVCQERLAQVESGLGRSRRLLDQLLTLERQVASAAQVRCIDMGELLREILAERVPVAEAREMEMILELTGPLRILGDLLAYRVLISNALDNALRYAPAGTSVWLRWRLENASVVVEIEDEGPGIPAEQREAVFAPFHRGSLQGGEGSGLGLAIIAAAAQRLGGQLALRDGRSGSGLRLQYRQPAPELC is encoded by the coding sequence ATGAGGCGCCAGAGTTTTTCTCTGCAGAGGCGGCTTCTGCTCACCCTGGTGGTTTGGGTGCTCGGGATCGGCGGGATAGCGACCGTCGTTATCTACTACCTGAGCTATCAGGATGCACGGAATTTTCAGGATGCTGACCTGGTGCAGGTGGCAGCCTGGGTGGATCCTCAAGCCTTGCCCGATCATCCTCTCAGCGCGCCGTGGTTTTTGCGGGAAAAAAAGCGCTTGCCCCGGGAAGAGGACTATGGCTCCATGGTGGTAGAGGTCATGACCCCAGGGAAGATCGCCCAACCCTTGGCCATCCCCGAAGACTGGCAGCCAGGCTTCCACCAATTCCACGATGCTGGCCAAGATTGGCGGGTCTTTGTGCGGCGCTTGGCAGATGGACGTCGACTGGCCGTAGCACAACCCTATTCTTTGGTCCGTGAGGCGGCGGGCGACGGGTTGCAGCGCACTCTCTGGCCGTTTTTGGCGTTGTTGCCTATCTTGTTGTTGGCAATCGCTTGGCAATTGCACCGGGGCTTCCTCCCCCTGCGCAGGTTGGCGAAGGAGATCCATGCCTTGCAGCCCCAGCAGGAGATGCGCCTGCCTGAGCGCGCCGTGCCCCAGGAAATACAGCCCTTTTGGGTCGCCATTCAGGAACTCCTGCAACGGGTGGAAATCTTGCTGCAGCGCGAACGGCGCTTTGTTGCCGATGCGGCGCACGAATTGCGTACGCCTCTTGCGGCATTGTCCTTGCAAGTGGAGAACGCCCGCGCCGCTCAGGATTTGGGCGTTTGCCAAGAGCGGTTGGCTCAGGTGGAATCTGGTCTTGGGCGCAGCCGGCGACTACTGGACCAGCTGCTGACCCTGGAACGGCAGGTTGCCAGCGCGGCGCAGGTGCGCTGCATCGATATGGGGGAATTGCTGCGGGAGATCCTGGCGGAGCGGGTCCCGGTGGCCGAGGCACGGGAGATGGAAATGATCCTGGAATTGACGGGGCCATTGCGCATTCTTGGCGATCTTTTGGCCTATCGGGTGTTGATCAGCAATGCCCTGGACAATGCCCTGCGCTATGCCCCCGCCGGAACTTCGGTCTGGCTGCGTTGGCGCTTGGAGAATGCATCTGTTGTCGTCGAAATCGAGGACGAAGGGCCGGGGATTCCTGCCGAGCAACGGGAGGCGGTCTTTGCGCCATTCCACCGGGGCAGCCTCCAAGGCGGCGAGGGCAGTGGTTTGGGACTGGCGATTATTGCTGCCGCTGCCCAGCGCCTGGGCGGGCAGTTGGCGCTCCGGGATGGACGCTCCGGTTCGGGTTTGCGTTTACAGTATCGTCAGCCCGCACCAGAGCTTTGTTGA
- a CDS encoding efflux RND transporter periplasmic adaptor subunit, whose protein sequence is MISFIRSVQFALLAMGLLLATVAWGGVSALVQVTPARNMHFVQQLRAYGNVEFAPEGGRSVSVQAESQVQHVWVAAGQRVRRGERLLQVQPSVADRLQYRQAQIDVHFAQSDLDRLQTLRQRQLATNAQVQAAQQSVSKAQAVLQDWRSRLASMGTGVLRAPIDGVVTQVPVEEGAVIAAGQPLLRLSTGNALRVVLGIEPADLARVQSGDSVKLRPVYGSGLQWTGKISQIYEQVDPQSRLAHVVVALPASPGLLPGMMLQAEIQLGQEDALAIPDRAVLYAGKRAYCYVNVQGRAQRRWIQMGSREGDWIAVRQGLHAGESVVSLGNYELRNGMALRLQRGS, encoded by the coding sequence ATGATCTCGTTTATCCGATCCGTGCAGTTCGCACTGCTGGCCATGGGCTTGCTGTTGGCGACAGTTGCTTGGGGTGGGGTGTCGGCCCTGGTACAGGTGACCCCGGCGCGCAACATGCACTTTGTGCAGCAGTTACGGGCCTATGGCAACGTGGAATTTGCCCCTGAGGGGGGGCGCAGCGTCAGTGTGCAGGCCGAAAGTCAGGTGCAGCACGTTTGGGTGGCTGCGGGCCAACGCGTGCGGCGGGGCGAACGTCTGCTGCAGGTGCAGCCGTCCGTTGCGGATCGGCTGCAATATCGGCAGGCGCAGATCGATGTGCACTTCGCCCAATCCGATCTGGATCGGCTGCAAACATTGCGGCAACGGCAACTCGCGACCAACGCCCAAGTACAGGCCGCGCAGCAGAGTGTATCCAAGGCCCAGGCCGTTCTGCAGGATTGGCGGTCACGCTTGGCTTCCATGGGAACTGGTGTATTGCGTGCGCCGATCGATGGCGTGGTGACTCAGGTTCCAGTAGAGGAGGGCGCGGTCATCGCTGCCGGTCAGCCGCTGTTACGCTTGAGTACGGGGAATGCCTTGCGGGTCGTCCTGGGTATAGAACCCGCGGACTTGGCGCGGGTGCAATCCGGTGACTCTGTGAAGCTACGGCCGGTCTATGGTTCGGGTCTACAGTGGACAGGCAAGATCAGCCAGATCTACGAACAGGTCGATCCGCAGAGTCGTCTGGCCCATGTGGTCGTTGCCCTACCGGCCAGTCCAGGGCTCTTGCCCGGCATGATGCTGCAGGCAGAAATCCAGTTGGGGCAAGAAGATGCCCTGGCGATTCCGGACCGTGCCGTTCTCTATGCGGGCAAGCGGGCCTACTGCTATGTGAATGTACAGGGGCGCGCGCAGAGGCGCTGGATCCAGATGGGCTCGCGCGAAGGGGATTGGATTGCCGTGCGGCAGGGGCTGCACGCCGGCGAATCTGTGGTGAGCCTGGGCAATTATGAGCTGCGTAACGGCATGGCGCTGCGGCTGCAGAGGGGCTCCTGA
- a CDS encoding TolC family protein, producing MRLSIPTLFLLLALAGCASYHPLPLATQVPIPSSTHQTVAAAGQGIDFQQPLTGTEVAQIAVMLNPNLRALRAERGVAQAQVFAAGLLPDPQLSLSADLPSNVSQGYFNAYGIGLQWNLASLFTRSTRLAAARAQRRSVQYQVAWQEWMLANQARIQARRWYYLHRQETLAAAATQVSTQLYRVAQENLQQGDTTISSATLRQIAYLDSQDQQLALQRQLSKARLQLNQTLGLPPDFRVQVAAPRPLGPIPPVSQLVALAIQHRLDLRALRAGYAAQEAQVRTAILGQYPAFSIGVSHAADTSNIQTFGPSINLSIPLWNRNRGAIAQARATRAQLHAAYSARLFQTRAEISALVRDLQRLQAEITPLAQQVPALQKAEQRLRVAASEHDVTLLDYETVRSQSLAKSLQLLSLQEAQSTEEAALEMAVGIPWQEWKQTP from the coding sequence ATGCGCCTGTCGATCCCCACACTATTCCTACTCCTGGCCCTCGCGGGCTGTGCCAGCTATCACCCTCTTCCCTTGGCGACCCAGGTGCCAATACCGTCGTCGACGCACCAGACCGTGGCTGCCGCTGGACAGGGTATCGACTTCCAGCAGCCACTCACGGGCACGGAAGTGGCGCAGATCGCGGTCATGCTCAACCCCAATCTGCGTGCGTTGCGCGCCGAACGCGGGGTGGCCCAGGCGCAGGTCTTTGCCGCTGGCCTCTTGCCTGATCCACAGCTCTCCCTGAGTGCCGATCTGCCGAGCAATGTCAGCCAAGGGTACTTCAATGCTTACGGCATCGGTCTCCAGTGGAACCTGGCCAGCCTGTTTACCCGCAGCACGCGTCTGGCCGCTGCCCGTGCTCAGCGGCGCTCGGTGCAATATCAGGTGGCTTGGCAAGAGTGGATGCTGGCCAACCAAGCCCGTATTCAGGCGCGGCGGTGGTACTATTTGCACCGGCAGGAGACCCTTGCGGCGGCCGCTACCCAGGTCAGCACCCAGCTGTACCGGGTGGCGCAAGAGAACTTGCAGCAGGGGGATACCACCATCAGCTCCGCCACCCTGCGCCAGATTGCCTATCTGGACAGCCAGGACCAGCAATTGGCCCTGCAGCGACAGCTGAGCAAGGCGCGTTTGCAGCTCAATCAGACCTTGGGTTTGCCGCCGGATTTTCGGGTGCAGGTGGCGGCCCCTCGGCCTCTGGGCCCAATCCCTCCGGTGTCGCAGCTCGTCGCTTTGGCCATCCAGCATCGCTTGGATTTGCGCGCCTTGCGTGCCGGTTATGCCGCCCAGGAGGCCCAGGTGCGCACCGCCATCCTCGGGCAATATCCGGCCTTCAGTATTGGCGTCAGCCATGCTGCGGATACCTCCAACATCCAGACCTTTGGGCCCAGCATCAACCTGAGCATTCCCCTCTGGAACCGCAACCGGGGTGCCATCGCCCAAGCCCGGGCTACTCGCGCCCAGCTGCACGCGGCCTACAGTGCCCGGCTGTTTCAGACCCGGGCGGAGATCAGTGCCCTGGTGCGCGATCTGCAGCGCCTGCAGGCAGAAATTACGCCCCTGGCGCAACAGGTCCCGGCCCTGCAAAAGGCGGAACAACGACTGCGGGTGGCTGCCAGCGAACATGATGTGACGCTGCTCGATTACGAAACCGTCCGTAGTCAAAGTTTGGCCAAAAGCCTGCAACTCCTGTCCTTGCAGGAGGCGCAATCCACCGAAGAGGCGGCTCTGGAAATGGCCGTGGGCATCCCTTGGCAAGAATGGAAGCAAACACCATGA